A genomic segment from Papilio machaon chromosome 10, ilPapMach1.1, whole genome shotgun sequence encodes:
- the LOC106718007 gene encoding glucose dehydrogenase [FAD, quinone]-like, whose translation MVASTCFISDKWEPSADIKDGDKFNFIIVGAGSAGCVVANRLSEVKTWKVLLIEAGGDPPIESYVPQYDQRLFGTEFDWQYKTVPTGRTNSANVEESIDWPRGKMLGGSSGINSMIYFRGLAFDFDKWYELGNKEWRADIIFKYYKKLESFQDHKLLRNPKIRDLYGLNGPQVINTFNWTDEKVFENILNSYNQMGLQIHDDLQLANLLGAGLSRDTASNGRRASTATTYLSQIQHRENFKLIKNAFVVKILLDSNSKAYGVVVKYRGKEIKVFASEEVIISAGSINSPQLLMLSGIGEKKHLESKNIDCKVDLPGVGKNLQDHIIIHVPIFGSKPRAQNEIDKYLGVALYAYNRTGYLAQPSASHIIAFYSRNRKATHPEFQVHLDLSDKNSSYAKSIFSIFKEPIYQSFSELTEKYDSFVFRFNLLRPYSRGNIYLNTSNPFDHPLIYANYLEDERDIEATVEGIRMLTGIVETDYFKSIDAFIGRYNWTKCNKYKHNTYDYWRCITPEIVNTIYHPVGTCAMGPDPSSAVVDSRLRVHHVKGLRVIDASIMPYITSCNTNGPTIMIGERGSDLIKEDHGIVERIEDRSL comes from the exons ATGGTTGCTTCGACCTGTTTTATATCTGATAAGTGGGAGCCGAGTGCAGATATCAAAG atggtgataaatttaatttcataattgtCGGCGCAGGATCAGCTGGATGTGTTGTGGCTAATCGTCTAAGCGAAGTTAAGACATGGAAAGTGTTATTAATAGAAGCGGGTGGTGACCCACCAATAGAATCTTAC gtACCTCAATATGACCAAAGATTATTTGGTACTGAATTCGACTGGCAGTACAAGACTGTTCCAACAGGAAGAACTAATTCTGCAAATGTCGAAGAAAGTATAGATTGGCCTCGCGGAAAAATGCTCGGTGGATCAAGTGGAATTAATAGcatgatatattttagagGTCTCGCTTTCGATTTTGACAAGTGGTACGAGCTTGGAAATAAGGAATGGAGagcagatattatttttaaatattacaaaaaattagaAAGTTTCCAAGATCATAAGTTGTTACGAAATCCTAAAATAAGAGATCTATATGGATTAAATGGACCTCAGGttattaacacatttaattGGACGGACGAGAAAGTATTCGAAAATATTCTCAATTCGTACAATCAGATGGGCTTACAAATTCACGATGACTTACAGTTGGCTAATCTTCTTGGTGCGGGATTATCGAGAGATACTGCTTCTAATGGAAGAAGAGCCAGCACAGCTACTACGTATTTGAGTCAAATACAACACAgagaaaattttaagttaataaagaaTGCTTTCGTTGTAAAAATCCTGCTAGATAGTAACTCTAAAGCATACGGAGTAGTAGTAAAATACAGAggcaaagaaataaaagtattcgCTTCCGAAGAAGTTATAATTAGTGCAGGCTCTATAAATTCACCACAATTATTAATGTTGTCAGGAATTGGAGAGAAAAAACATTTGGAATCAAAAAATATCGATTGTAAAGTAGATTTACCAGGAGTAGGTAAAAATTTACAAGATCACATTATCATACATGTGCCAATATTTGGTAGTAAGCCTCGCGCTCAAAACGAAATTGATAAGTATTTAGGTGTTGCGCTTTACGCTTATAATCGTACCGGTTATTTAGCACAACCCAGTGCCTCTCATATAATAGCATTTTATTCAAGAAACAGAAAGGCTACGCATCCAGAATTTCAAGTGCATTTGGATTTATCGGATAAGAATTCGTCGTATGCAAAAAgcatattttctatatttaaagaaCCGATATACCAAAGTTTCAGTGAGCTGACGGAAAAATATGACTCCTTTGTTTTTCGTTTTAACCTTCTACGTCCATACTCCCgtggaaatatatatttaaatacaagtaaTCCATTCGATCACCCATTGATATATGCAAACTATTTGGAAGACGAAAGAGACATTGAAGCAACCGTAGAGGGTATCCGGATGCTGACTGGTATTGTTGAaactgattattttaaaagtattgatGCATTTATTGGTAGATATAATTGGACAAAATgcaataaatacaaacataatacTTACGACTACTGGAGATGTATAACTCCAGAAATTGTGAATACAATTTACCACCCTGTAGGAACATGTGCGATGGGGCCTGATCCAAGTTCAGCAGTCGTGGACAGTCGTCTGCGGGTACATCATGTCAAAGGATTGCGGGTTATTGACGCCAGCATAATGCCCTATATTACAAGTTGCAATACTAACGGGCCTACGATCATGATTGGGGAGCGTGGCTCCGATTTGATAAAAGAAGATCATGGAATTGTGGAAAGAATTGAAGATCGCAGTCTATAA
- the LOC106718159 gene encoding glucose dehydrogenase [FAD, quinone], with protein MQCLENSCQWNYLNDTCPKPNTGDVFQDILSTFHLLVTSTCLITDKWEPSADIKDGDTFNFIVVGAGTAGCVLANRLTEVKSWKVLLIEAGGDPPLESYIPPYDHRLFGSEFDWQYKTVPTGKTNCANVGESIDWPRGKMLGGSSAINGMVYFRGVADDFKKWFDLGNNEWCADVVFKYYKKLESLQDQKLLHNPHIKDLYGLNGPQVINTFNRSDEELVKNLLESYNQIGLQKQEDLHLANLLGAGLSRDTAYNGIRASTATTYLSQIQHRENFKLIKNAFVVKILLDSNSKAYGVVVKYRGKEIKVFASEEVIISAGSINSPQLLMLSGIGEKKHLESKDIACKVDLPGVGKNLQDHLTINIPIFGTQPDYQNEIEKYLSFALYSYNRTGLLSQSNFPHLIAFYSRNKNAKYPEFEAHVNVWRKNSSSAKNLFSIFKEPIYQSFSELSEKYDCIVFRFNLLRPYSRGNIYLNTSNPFDHPLIYANYLEDERDIEATVEGIRMLTGIIETDYFKSINAFIGRYNWPKCNKYKLNSYGYWRCIAPEIVTTIYHPVGTCAMGPDPSSAVVDSRLRVHHVKGLRVIDASIMPYITSCNTNGPTIMIGERGSDLIKEDHGIKDLNKNGH; from the exons AT gCAATGTCTAGAAAATAGCTGTCAATGGAATTATCTCAATGACACCTGCCCCAAGCCAAACACCGGTGATGTCTTTCAAGACATCCTTTCAACTTTCCATTTGCTGGTTACGTCGACTTGTCTCATTACTGACAAGTGGGAGCCGAGTGCAGACAtcaaag ATGGTGATACGTTTAATTTCATAGTTGTCGGTGCAGGAACAGCCGGTTGTGTTTTGGCTAATCGCCTAACTGAAGTTAAATCCTGGAAAGTCTTATTGATTGAAGCAGGCGGTGATCCACCTTTGGAATCTTAT ATACCACCGTATGATCACCGTTTATTTGGTTCTGAATTTGACTGGCAGTATAAAACTGTTCCAACAGGAAAAACTAATTGTGCAAATGTCGGAGAAAGTATAGATTGGCCTCGCGGAAAAATGCTCGGTGGATCTAGTGCAATTAATGGCATGGTTTACTTTAGAGGTGTTGCTGATGATTTCAAGAAATGGTTCGATCTCGGTAACAATGAATGGTGTGCagatgttgtttttaaatattataaaaaattagaaagtCTACAAGATCAAAAGTTGTTACATAATCCTCATATAAAAGATTTGTACGGATTGAATGGACCTCaggtaataaatacatttaataggTCAGACGAAGAACTAGTTAAAAACCTTCTAGAATCATACAACCAGATAGGCTTACAAAAACAAGAAGACCTGCATTTGGCTAATCTTCTTGGAGCGGGATTATCTAGAGATACTGCTTATAATGGAATAAGAGCCAGCACAGCTACAACGTATTTAAGCCAAATACAACACAgagaaaattttaagttaataaagaaTGCTTTCGTTGTTAAAATCCTGCTAGATAGTAACTCTAAAGCCTACGGAGTAGTAGTAAAATACAGaggaaaagaaataaaagtatttgctTCCGAAGAAGTTATTATTAGTGCAGGCTCTATAAATTCACCACAATTATTAATGTTGTCAGGAATTGGagagaaaaaacatttagaatCAAAAGATATTGCTTGTAAAGTGGATTTACCAGGAGTAGGTAAAAATTTACAAGATCACCTTACCATAAATATACCCATTTTCGGTACTCAGCCTGACtatcaaaatgaaattgaaaaatacttaAGTTTCGCGCTTTACTCTTATAATAGAACCGGTTTATTGTCACAATCCAATTTCCCTCATTTAATAGCATTTTATTcgagaaataaaaatgcaaaatatcCGGAATTCGAAGCCCATGTGAATGTTTGGCGTAAAAATTCTTCGTCTgcaaaaaacttattttctatatttaaagaaCCGATATACCAAAGTTTCAGTGAGCTTTCTGAAAAATACGATTGCATTGTTTTTCGTTTTAACCTGCTACGTCCATACTCCCGTgggaatatatatttaaatacaagtaaTCCATTCGATCACCCATTGATATATGCAAACTATTTAGAAGACGAAAGAGACATTGAGGCTACCGTAGAGGGTATCCGGATGCTGACTGGTATTATCGAAAccgattattttaaaagtataaatgcaTTTATTGGTAGGTATAATTGgccaaaatgtaataaatacaaattgaatagtTACGGCTACTGGAGATGTATAGCTCCAGAGATTGTGACAACAATTTACCATCCTGTGGGTACATGTGCAATGGGGCCTGATCCAAGCTCAGCAGTAGTGGACAGCCGTCTGCGCGTACACCATGTGAAGGGATTGCGTGTTATCGACGCTAGCATAATGCCCTATATTACAAGTTGCAATACTAACGGGCCTACGATCATGATTGGTGAGCGTGGCTCCGATTTGATAAAAGAAGATCATGGAATTAaagatttgaataaaaatggaCATTAA
- the LOC106718008 gene encoding glucose dehydrogenase [FAD, quinone]-like yields the protein MSYEKVFNEMGKNLVQAKHCSCSLKDSCLKPNTGAAFQDILSTYHFMVASTCLITDQWEPNADIKGYDTFDFIVVGAGSAGCVVANRLTEVTKWSVLLIEAGGDPPIESYIPQLDKSLRKTRYDWNYKTAPTGRINRANVEEKVDWPRGKLLGGSSGINGMIYFEGLPYDYEKWLNLGNPEWHPDTLRKFFKKSQSLQDEKLLQNPLIRDAYGLHGPQVINTFNSTYRNLTLKVLSSYDEMGFKIREDLQTAQLLGSGIFRATAYNGRRASTATTYLSYIQNRKNFKLFKNALVLKVLIDNNNRAYGVLVKQKGKTIKIFATFEIILSAGTINSPQLLMLSGIGEKNHLEAKRIKCKVDLPGVGKNLQDHMILTIPVFSNEPGYENIEEKYLDVALYAYNRTGSWAQTSIADILAFFAKGKNALIPDFQSHLVIFPRNSTRAKNYFSIYKEPIAQTFANLIEKHSIYIFQFNLLHPYSRGNISLSSNNPFDSPLIYPNYFDDTRDLDAAVEGIQILSGIVDTGFFRNINGFLGRYNWPECNAHKTNSADYWRCIAPQIVTTVYHPVGTCGMGPDPRSAVVDSRLRVHHVKGLRVIDASIMPNITSCNTNGPTIMIAEHGSDLIKEDYGIIEMS from the exons ATGTCttatgaaaaagtatttaatgaaATGGGAAAAAATTTAGTGCAAGCTAAACATTGCAG cTGTTCTCTCAAGGACAGCTGCTTGAAACCAAATACTGGTGCTGCCTTTCAAGATATCCTTTCTACTTATCATTTCATGGTGGCGTCGACATGCCTCATAACTGACCAATGGGAGCCGAATGCAGATATCAAAG gaTATGACACATTCGATTTTATAGTAGTTGGAGCAGGTTCTGCAGGCTGTGTAGTGGCCAATCGGTTAACTGAAGTAACAAAATGGAGCGTATTACTGATAGAAGCTGGTGGTGATCCGCCTATAGAATCTTAT ataccACAGCTCGACAAAAGTTTAAGAAAAACTCGATACGATTGGAACTACAAGACTGCGCCAACCGGGAGAATAAATCGAGCAAATGTCGAAGAAAAAGTGGACTGGCCGAGAGGAAAGTTGCTGGGAGGGAGCAGTGGTATTAATGGCATGATTTACTTCGAAGGTTTACCTTATGATTACGAAAAGTGGCTTAACCTTGGTAACCCTGAGTGGCATCCAGATACTCTTCGCAAGTTTTTCAAAAAGTCCCAAAGTCTTCAAGATGAGAAGTTGTTACAAAATCCTTTAATAAGAGATGCATACGGCTTACACGGACCCCAAGTCATCAATACTTTTAATAGCACGTATAGAAATCTTACTCTAAAAGTTCTCAGTTCTTATGACGAAATGGGATTTAAAATACGAGAAGATTTACAAACGGCACAGCTTCTAGGATCAGGAATATTTAGAGCTACCGCATACAATGGAAGAAGGGCTAGTACAGCTACCACTTATTTAAGTTACATTCAAAATAGGAAGaactttaagttatttaaaaacgcTCTAGTTTTAAAAGTCCTCATTGACAACAATAATAGGGCTTATGGAGTTTTAGTTAAACAAAAAggtaaaactataaaaatatttgccacgtttgaaataattttaagcgCTGGAACTATCAATTCACCACAACTGTTAATGTTGTCTGGTATTGGAGAGAAGAACCATTTGGAGGCTAAAAGGATAAAGTGTAAAGTGGATTTACCAGGAGTAGGTAAAAATTTACAAGATCATATGATTCTGACAATACCTGTTTTTAGTAATGAACCTGGCTACGAAAATATAgaggaaaaatatttagatgttgCACTGTATGCTTACAATCGGACTGGTTCCTGGGCTCAAACTAGTATTGCTGATATACTTGCGTTTTTTGCTAAAGGCAAAAATGCTTTGATACCAGACTTCCAAAGTCATTTGGTGATATTTCCTAGAAACTCAACGCGagctaaaaattatttttccataTATAAGGAGCCGATTGCACAAACATTTgctaatttaattgaaaaacatagcatttatattttccaatttaatttgttacatcCATATTCACGTGGAAATATTTCTCTAAGTTCAAATAATCCTTTTGACAGTCCTTTAATATAtccaaattattttgatgatACAAGAGATCTTGACGCTGCAGTAGAAggtatacaaattttgtcagGAATAGTTGACACGGGTTTCTTTAGGAATATAAACGGGTTTCTGGGCAGATACAACTGGCCTGAATGCAATGCACATAAAACGAATAGTGCGGATTACTGGAGATGTATAGCTCCACAAATCGTAACGACTGTATACCACCCTGTGGGTACATGTGGGATGGGACCTGACCCAAGGTCAGCAGTCGTTGACAGCCGTCTGCGCGTGCATCATGTTAAAGGATTGCGTGTTATCGACGCCAGCATAATGCCCAATATCACAAGTTGCAATACTAACGGGCCAACGATCATGATTGCTGAACATGGTtctgatttaattaaagaagatTATGGCATTATAGAAATGAGTTAA
- the LOC106718125 gene encoding deoxyhypusine hydroxylase has product MVNVSESAIQNIGKVLNDPSRPMKERFRALFSLRNLGGETSIECISECFKDESVLLKHELAYCLGQMQDKRAIPVLRKVLEDIEQDPIVRHEAGEALGAIGDPNLREILEKYQHDQAIEVAETCQIALQRLNWIANESAKDVNLSKSLYSSVDPAPPSTESDVDCLKKTLMDETKSLFERYRAMFSLRNLGTTESINALGEGLKASSALFRHEVAFVFGQMQDERSVPYLKQTLEDTNEHEMVRHEAAEALGSIATDECIEVLKRYLNDPRRVVRESCEVALDMSEYENSPEFQYANTLLTVNA; this is encoded by the exons atggtAAACGTTAGCGAGTCAGCTATCCAAAATATTGGAAAGGTGTTAAACGACCCGTCAAGACCGATGAAGGAGCGTTTTAGAGCACTTTTCAGTTTGCGAAACTTGGGCGGCGAAACATCGATAGAATGTATTAGTGAGTGTTTTAAAGATGAGTCAGTTTTGCTAAAACACGAGCTAGCATATTGTTTAGGCCAAATGCAAGATAAAAGAGCTATTCCGGTGTTAAGAAAAGTGTTAGAAGATATAGAACAAGACCCTATAGTACGCCATGAAGCTG GTGAGGCGCTTGGAGCTATTGGAGACCCAAATCTAAGAGAGATCCTAGAGAAGTATCAACATGACCAAGCAATTGAAGTTGCTGAAACTTGTCAAATTGCTCTGCAAAGGTTAAATTGGATTGCAAATGAAAGTGCTAAAGATGtcaatttatcaaaaagtCTATATAGCTCAGTGGATCCGGCTCCACCAAGTACTGAATCAGATGTTGATTGCTTAAAGAAAACTCTTATGGATGAAACTAAATCTTTATTTGAAAGATACAGAGCAATGTTCAGTTTAAGAAATTTGGGTACAACAGAGAGCATCAATGCATTGGGTGAAG GTCTTAAAGCTAGCAGTGCGTTATTCCGTCATGAAGTGGCATTTGTGTTTGGTCAAATGCAAGATGAGCGCAGTGTGCCGTACTTGAAGCAGACATTAGAAGACACCAATGAGCATGAGATGGTCAGACATGAGGCAGCTGAAGCTCTTGGCTCTATAGCAACTGATGAATGCATTGAAGTTCTAAAGCG GTACCTGAATGATCCAAGACGTGTTGTTAGAGAGAGTTGCGAGGTGGCCTTAGATATGTCTGAATATGAGAACAGTCCAGAATTCCAGTATGCTAATACTTTACTCACAGTCAACGCTTAA